One stretch of Eretmochelys imbricata isolate rEreImb1 chromosome 1, rEreImb1.hap1, whole genome shotgun sequence DNA includes these proteins:
- the LOC144263229 gene encoding LOW QUALITY PROTEIN: protein FAM200C-like (The sequence of the model RefSeq protein was modified relative to this genomic sequence to represent the inferred CDS: inserted 2 bases in 2 codons; substituted 1 base at 1 genomic stop codon) — translation MLRVTLAVSKKRKWKDDCVRYSFTCTKEKDGNQQPQCVLCSSLFSNANLKPSKLSEHFNKQHGGAAAGHDIDTLTSTRARFDHSGTLRTFGFVSLEKPLLQASYQVAYLCAKEKKPHTAAEELVKPCALEMAKIVLGPDAQKKLQQVPLSNGVIRSRIHEMSQDILQHVIXDIKASPLKVGIQLYESTDVDGYSQLLVFVRYVKEKEILEELLFCEPLQLTKKVIDVFNLVKDFFLEHRITLDVRGSICTDGAPSMPGKNSGFVACVKKEVLHITITHCMLHRHACAAKTLPTKLKVTLSTVVSTVNFIRGRALNRRLFHAFCEEIVAEHTVLFFHTEVRWLSRGPMLTRIFEMREKISQFLYNQSSNLVDDFENREFILCLAYMANVFTHLNELNTSMQGTXMNTVTAREKLSAFIQKLPVWIKRVEKRNFTNFPFLEETVVLENEGMTITTEVTNHLQQLSDSFQGYFSTGDLDVAKKWILDPFLFNLDSINDSDLMKDDLIELRANGRIRMEFETMKLEHFXCAQLAPFPQPAKTALEILVPFATTYVCERGFSSLLHIRTKVRNHLNASDDMRVAISKKVPRFSNLIEQKQQQKSQ, via the exons ATGTTGCGGG taacCCTTGCCGTGTCGAAGAAACGCAAATGGAAGGACGACTGTGTTCGTTACAGCTTCACTTGTACGAAAGAGAAGGATGGAAATCAACAACCACAATGTGTACTGTGCAGCTCGTTATTTTCAAACGCCAATCTCAAACCATCGAAGCTGTCTGAACATTTCAACAAACAGCATGGTGGTGCGGCTGCTGGACATGACATTGACACCCTGACATCTACGAGGGCACGATTTGATCATAGCGGAACCTTGAGGACATTTGGGTTTGTGTCACTTGAGAAGCCCTTGTTACAAGCATCCTATCAAGTTGCATATTTGTGTGCCAAGGAAAAGAAGCCTCATACAGCAGCTGAGGAATTAGTGAAACCTTGTGCATTGGAAATGGCAAAAATAGTATTGGGACCAGATGCACAAAAGAAGCTTCAGCAAGTTCCCTTGTCAAATGGCGTGATCCGTTCTAGAATTCATGAGATGAGCCAGGATATCTTACAGCATGTAA AAGATATCAAAGCTAGTCCTCTTAAAGTGGGTATTCAGCTCTACGAGTCAACTGACGTTGATGGCTACAGTCAGCTGTTGGTGTTTGTGCGGTACGTAAAGGAGAAAGAAATCTTAGAAGAATTGTTGTTCTGTGAACCATTGCAATTAACTAAGAAAGTAATTGATGTGTTCAATCTCGTCAAAGACTTCTTTTTGGAGCATAGGATAACGCTTGACGTGCGTGGATCAATTTGCACCGATGGTGCCCCTTCCATGCCAGGAAAAAATTCAGGATTTGTTGCCTGTGTAAAGAAAGAAGTACTTCATATCACGATCACACATTGTATGTTGCACCGTCATGCATGTGCCGCAAAGACTTTGCCTACAAAATTGAAGGTTACTTTGTCTACTGTGGTGAGCACGGTAAACTTCATCAGAGGACGTGCTCTAAATCGTCGCCTCTTCCATGCTTTTTGCGAAGAAATTGTTGCCGAGCACACTGTCCTTTTCTTCCATACAGAAGTGAGGTGGCTTTCCCGTGGCCCAATGCTTACTCGTATTTTTGAAATGCGTGAAAAAATAAGTCAGTTTCTTTATAACCAAAGCAGTAATTTAGTTGATGACTTCGAAAATAGAGAGTTTATCCTTTGCCTAGCGTACATGGCAAATGTATTCACACACCTAAATGAACTCAACACATCTATGCAAGGAA GAATGAACACGGTAACAGCCAGAGAGAAGTTATCTGCTTTTATTCAGAAACTTCCAGTTTGGATAAAGCGTGTTGAGAAAAGAAATTTCACTAACTTTCCTTTTCTTGAAGAAACAGTTGTTTTGGAAAATGAAGGAATGACCATCACAACTGAAGTGACAAACCATTTGCAACAGTTGAGTGACTCTTTCCAAGGATATTTTTCCACTGGAGATCTTGATGTGGCAAAGAAATGGATACTGGATCCATTTCTTTTTAACCTGGATTCCATCAATGATAGTGATTTGATGAAAGATGATCTCATTGAATTACGAGCCAATGGCCGAATCCGAATGGAGTTTGAGACAATGAAGCTTGAGCATTTCTAGTGTGCTCAACTAGCACCGTTTCCACAACCGGCGAAGACAGCGCTGGAGATCCTTGTGCCATTTGCCACTACATACGTGTGTGAGAGAGGATTTTCATCACTCTTACACATCAGAACAAAGGTCAGAAACCACCTAAATGCAAGTGATGACATGCGTGTGGCTATTTCAAAAAAAGTTCCTCGTTTCTCAAACCTCATTGAACAAAAGCAACAGCAAAAGAGTCAGTGA